Below is a genomic region from Deltaproteobacteria bacterium.
CGGAATTCATTCCGCCATGCCCATCGCGCGCGCGGTCAAGCTGTGTCCGCATGCGGTCTTCCTGCGACCGGATTTTTCGCGGTACTCCGAAGCATCGAAAAAGCTGCGAGCCATACTTCAGGACTTTTCTCCCCTCGTCGAAATGACCTCGATTGACGAGGCATACCTGGATCTCAGCGGCACGCAGTTTCTATTCGGCTCTCCGACGCAGGTCGCCAAACGCCTGAAGGCGTCGATTCGCGAAACACTGGATCTGACCGCGAGCGTCGGCATCGGTCCGAACCGACTCATCGCGAAAATCGCCTCGGACTTTCGCAAGCCGGATGGTCTCACCGTCGTGTCACCCGAGCACGTCGAGGAATTTCTGGCGCCGCTCGACGTCGGAAAGATTCCGGGGATCGGACGCCGGACGGTCGACCGGCTTTCGAAGATGAACATCCGATTCGTGCGCGACCTGCGCAAATGGAACGAGGACGCGCTCACGCGGAGGTCCGGCGCAAGCATGGGCGCGATGCTCGCGCGCAAGGCCGCCGGACGGGGCTCGGATGTCATCGGCCTGCGCGAGGAACGCAAATCCGTCTCCAAGGAACGCACGTTTCAACAGGACGTCACGGAACCGGCCGAGCTCCGCCGTGTGTTGCTGCGGCTTTCGTGCGACGTCGGGCGCACACTTCGCCGCGAGGGCGTCGCCGGTCGCACGGTGCACCTGAAAATTCGCCTCGAAGACTTCGAGACGCACACCGTCAGTCACACGGCCCTCAGCCCGGTCTGGGACGATCAGCGACTCTTGCATCTGGCATGGGATCTCTACGCGGGCAGCGCCTACTTCGGGCGACCGGTTCGTCTGATCGGCGTCGGCGTCAGCGAACTCGGCGATCGATCGGGCACGCAGATGAACCTGCTCGACGCGAAAGCCGAGCGGCGCGACGAGCAGGTTTACGACGCGATCGACCGCATCCGCGACAAATTCGGCAAGAACGCGATCGCTCCGGCCGATGTCTATCGATCCGGATCGAAGGACTCGGGTTCAGGCAAGCCCTGATTGAATTTGGGAGAGCGCTTTTCGAGGAACGACGCCACGCCCTCCTGAAAATCCTCGGACCCGAGCGTGAGCGCGAACTGGTCGGTGTCCATGTGAACGACAGGCTTCGCCGCCGCGCCGATTGCGTTGACCGTCTGCTTTGTCATCATCACGGCCGCGAGCGGCATTTCGCAAAGCGCCCGCGCGCGATCGATGGCGAATCGCTCCGCTTCGCCGCGCGGGCACGTCCACTGAGCAAAGCCGGAACGCAGAGCTTCGGATGCGTCGATCGATTCGGCGAACATCACCCATTTCTTCGCGCATGCCGGCCCGACGAGCGAGACGATCCGCGGCAGCGACCCCCAACTGAAGTTCATGCCGCGTTCGATCTCGGGAATCCGGATCGTCGCGCCGTCGGCCACGATGCGAAAGTCGCACGCCATCGCGAGCGCCGCGCCGCCGCCCACGCACCACCCTTCGACCGCCGCAAACGTCGGCTGCGGCAGCTCTTCCCACACTCGGCACAAGCGCGGTCCGGCATCGAGCACCCGTCTTTTCGACGCGAGGGGAAGTCCGAAGACGGCCGCGAGTTCCGGATCCCGCAGATCCACGCCGCCGCTGAAAACCTCCGCGGAACCGGTCACCACGACCGCGCCGATCGACAGGTCGGCGCCGATCCGCTCGCCGACCGCGATCAATTCGCGCATCATTGCGACGGACATCGCGTTTTTCGCCCCCGGCCGATGCAGCCGCACGACGGCAACCCGTCCGGATTGTTCCATCAGGAGCGTCTCGTACTCGGTCATTCGGAAACCCCAGGCTTCACGGCGCTTTGGGCGCGTTGCGTTCGAGGTACGTTCGCCACCACGCGATATTCTGCTCCGACGCCTGCGCCGCACGCTGATTCCGCATTGTGGTGGGAATTTGCAGCATGATGCCCGGCTTCAGGCGATCCTCGGAATCCAGGTTGTTGTGGACCGCGATGCGCGCCGGGCTCACGCCGTAGTCTTCCGCCACCGCGCGAAATGTCTCGTAGTTCGTCACCCGATGGCGATAGACGTACGACACGCGGTAGTTGCGCGTACCGCGCAGGATGTCGACGTACTGCTCGACCGGCGCCGCAGGCAGGCGCACCAAAACGCGCTGATCGGCGTCGGCGCGGCGATCGACAAACGATGAATTCATGAGCGCGAGCTTTTCGGGATCGAGATTCAGGTCAGCCGCGAGCCGGTCGAGATCCAGCGAACCCACCATCTCGAGCATCACAAAGGGATCGTCGTCCGCGGCGGGCTGATCGAATCCGTACCGTTCGAGATTCTGATAGATGATCCCCACCGCGAAAAACCGCGCGACGTAGTCGTAGGTTTCCTTCGGAATCGTCATCGCCCGACCGTCGCCGCGCCCGTGCGGTTGCAGCGACCAGAATCCCCCCGGCCCGGCCGACGCCAGCGCGTTGGCGACGAAGGACTCGCCACAGTTGTATCCGGCGAGTGCGGGTTCGACCTCGCCGCCGAACATATCGAGCAGATCGCGAAAGTACGCGGCGGCTGCGTAAGTTTCGAGCATCGGGTCGAAACGCTGATCGACGCCACGCCCGACGACGAGTTTGTACCGCCGCGCGGTCTCGGGAATGAACTGCCAGAGCCCCGCCGCGCCGGCGGGCGAAACGCGCTTGGGGTCTCCCGCGGATTCGATCATGGCCACGCACAGCAGTTCCTGCGGAACTCCGTAGGCTCCGAAAACGCGCTCGACGTGGTTACGGTACTTGGCCATGCGCCGCAGGTAGATCCGGTATTGATCGCGCCCGGAGTCGAGAAAATGCGCGATCATTCTCTCGACCTCGGCTCGGCGATGCGGCGGCGCGGATTGCAGTCGCTCGGCGAGCGATCCGAACCGAAAAACGGTCTCGGGAGCGCCCATGGTTTCGGGGTCGTACCCTCGGTAGAGCACGACGCGCACCATGTCGCGCACCTGCCGCTTGGTGTCCACCACGCGCGCGGCGCGCTCCATGAGACGCGGATGGTAGACCTCGACGGTCTTTCGCGCGTACGGAATGTCCTTCAGGAAACGCAGGCGCGCCCGCGCTCGGTCATACGCGGCGTCGGCCTCGTCCACGTCGAGATCCGCGAGCGCGTCGTCGATGGCGCGAACGTATTCGTCGAGTTGCCGGTCGCGATGTTCGCCGAGGTCGTCGTCCGGGCCGATTCCGGCGCAGGCCGCGACGAGAAACACGATCGCCCCCAGAACTGCTGCGATCAGGGGGCGATGAAACCGATTCATTTCACTCGAACTACGAACGGGCCGGGCCCCGGTGAGTCACGAATTTCGGCTTGAACGTCACGATCAACGTCGGGAGCAGGATCAAGCCGCCCAGCATGCTGATGACCATCCAAAAGGCGAGGAGCGTGCCCATCTCCGCCTGGAAACGCAGGAACGAAAACGCCCAGAAGATGATGCCCAGCACCATGGTCGTCGCGGTGAAAAAGACCGCTCGTCCCGCCGTCATCATCGCGTAGGCGGTCGATTCCACGATGTCGCCCGTTCGAGCGTACGCTTCCTCGATACGGCCCACCACGTAGAGACCGTAGTCGACGCCGAGGCCGACGCCGAGAGCAACGACCGGCAGCGAGTTGACGTCGAGTCCGATACCGAGCACGCCCATCAGCGCGTACGTGAGGTAGTTGGAAATCGAGATGGGAATCAGGAAGTACACGCCCGCCCAGAACGACTTGTACGCAATCACGCAGCACAGGAACACGAACGCAAACGCGAGGATCGTGACCTTGAGCTCGCTGCGAACGATCGACTCGTTCACGGCGGCGAGCAGGCCGCCCATGTTGCCGGCAAGCCGAAACTGCGCGTTTTCGACCGGATTCTCCGCGATGAACTGCTTGGCCTGGGCGATGACCGCGCGCAGCGTCTCGCCCTTGTGATCGCTCAAATAGACGCTGATGTTCGCGTTTTGCATTTTGCGGTCGATGAACCGGTCAAGGTCGCCCGGCTCGGCGCCCGAGAAGATCATGCCGAGGTAGAAACCCGAATCGAAGAGGTTTTCCGGAATCAGTCCCCACTTGGGGTGCGAGCCGTGCATGATGCGCACGATGTCCGGCACGAGATCCGCGATCGACGCGGTGTACGACACCTCGTCCATGGCCTCGAGTTCGCGCTGGAATTTTTCCATCGTGAGCAGGATCTGCGGGCTCTTGATCTGATCGCGCTCCGCTCCCTCGACGACGATCGTGAGAATCTCCGTCTTGCCGAATCGTTCGCCGATCGCCGCCGTATCGATATTGTATTGCGAATCGGGCCAGAGCATGGGCGTGCCGGGGTGTACGTCGCCGATCTTGAGCCCGCGTGCAAACCACAATCCGATCGCGAACACGACGATGGTCACGACGAGAATCGTCTTCTGATGTCGCTGCGTGCTCGCGTGCGTCATCCATGTGAGCACGTGGTTGAGCAGCGATTTGCCCTCGCCGACGGCCTTGCGCTTCGGCGGCGGAATGATGGTGAGCAGAACGGGATTCAGGATCATGTCCGTGACGATGATCGACATGATCCAGAAACCGCACGTGAGTGCGAGCTTTTGCATCAGCGGAATGGGCGTAATGGCGACGATGAACACGCCGGCCGCGTCGGTCACGATGGAGACGATGCCGGGTTTGGACAGGCCGTGAAAAGTGAAGACGGCGGCGTCCTGCCGGTGTCCGGTGCGTTCGAGCTCTTCCATGTAGCGCTCGATGAGCTGCACCGAATGCGACAGCGCGCGGGCGCTGATGATGAATGGAACGACGATGACCAGCGGATTGAAGTGGTAGTCGCCGAGCTTGAACAGATCGATGCCCCGGGCCTGCAAAAACGCCAAGAGGCCCAGGAATCCCAGTCCCCAAATCGCGGACGCGACCGCCGTCATGGTGGGAATGAGCACGCCCACGAATGCGCGGAAGTATAGAAAGAGGCAAATGATGATCGCCGCAACCGTCGCGAAGAAGATCTTGACGAGCGACGGGAACTCGCGATTGATCCAGCCCAGCATGATCGGGCGACCGATCATCCGCATCTGGTGGTTCTCGTCTTCCACCGATCGGCAGAGCTTGTCGATCGCGTCGAACAGCGTGTCGTTGGGCTTCCAAATTTCCGTTTCGGAAACGCGCTTCAGCGTCGCGACGGCTTCCTCGGCGTCGCGTCCTTCGGCCGCGGCCATGCGGCGGACGATTTCTTCGAGCGAATCACCCGCGCTTTGCAGACCGCGCTCGAAAAATCCCGCCACGATCATGAGCGACTTGTCGTCGCTGGAAACAAGATTTCCGTGGTAACGGCCGCTCGCGTAAATCTTCGTCCGCAGGGCGTCGAGCTCCTCCTGCGTCTGCGGCACGCCCGGCCACATGACGGGGTCGGACCGGAATCCCTGAACCTCGTCGACCGTGGTGATCTTGATCTTGCGCTGCGACAGCGAGAGCACCGAGTAGTTGTTGACGGCCGGCAGGAGTTCCAGCGACTTCGTGACTTTCTGGAGCTTTTCGAGAGTCTGCGTGTTGTAGATCGAGCCGTCCTTGACCTCGAGGGTCAGGACGATGACGTTCGCGCCGCCGAAGGTGTCTTCGTATTGGGCATAGGTCTGAACGTACGGATGGCTCTTGGGAAACAGGTCGATCGTCGGCGTCTTGAGCGTCACGTATTGCATGAAATACGCGAACGTCAGCGTGACGAGCACCGAAATCGCGAGCACCGGCCACCGATGGCGGATGATGAACGCGCCGAAACCGCTCTGCGTCGTGGGACTGGACATGATGAGCCGTACCCGTCAGGGCGTGTCGTTCGCGAGCCGGGTCCAGGACTTTCCGCCGTCCGCGGACAGCATCACCAGACCGTGATCGCCGACCGCGATCCCCTGCCCCTTTGCGTTGAAAGCATTCGCCACAATCGAAAAATATTCACCGGTGGTCACGACGCTCGCGGCGCCGTTTTCGGCGCGGACCGCGAGTCCCGCGTTGCCGACCGCGGCCACGGCGCCTCCCGGTTGCGCGAAGACATCGAGCAGGTGGAACTCGGAATTCGTCGGGATCGTCGTCCAGTTCGCGCCGCCGTCCGCCGTTTGAAGCAGCAGTCCCTTCGAGCCGGACACGTATCCGTCATTCGCGCTCATGAAGGTCATGCCGAACAAATGCGAGGTCGTCGGCATCGGAAGGCGGGTCCACGTCGCGCCGCCATCGGTCGTCCGAAAGAACGAACTGAGCGTGTCCGCGGAAACCGTCTCGTCGAGCTGCGCTTCCCACGTCGGGTACTCGCCGCACATGACGGCCGTATTCTCATCGAACATATGAACTCGGTAGATGGTACCCGAAGACATGGCCTCGAGTTGCTGGTACGTCCACGTCGCGCCGCCATCGGTTGTCCGGAAGACCGCGCCGAAATTTCCGACGGCCAGACCCACGCGGTCGTTCGCGAAATGCAGATCGAAGATGTGTTCTTCCTTGTCGGCCTTCTGCTTCGCCCAGGTCTTGCCGGCATCGTCGGTCTTGAAGACCAGACCCTTGCGCCCGCCGATCCAGCCGACCCGATCATTCAGGAAAAACACGGAAAAGAGCGGCTCCGTGGTGTCGATCGGCACGAGCGTCCAGGTTTTTCCGGCATCTTCTGAGCGAAAAACCTTGCCCGGATAGCCGACGACAACAGCCACGGAATCCGACACGTAGGCCACATCATACAGTCGGTCGCGAAAAGCAAACGGCGCGGGAGGACCGAAGGACTTGGCCGCGGCGGGCGCTGCCGCCGCGACAACCAACGTCATCAGTCCAAAGAGCGCGAGAGCCTTTGCGACGTTCCACGGGGCACCCGTCGCGGGAGGCATGGTCAGTTCTCGATCTTGCGCAGGCGGCCGAGCGTGAACTCCTCGGGTTTCATCCCGGTGTTCGCGCGCGACTTCTGCCACCCGAAGGCCGTGGCGTGCTCGGACTGCAGGTCCACGACGAGCGAGGTGCCGATCGCCGCAGGCGTCGTCTTCGGATTCGGAGACGCGTTCCACGCGTTCACAAGCACTTTCCAGAGCTGGCCCTTCTTGTCGAAGGCGTCTTTGACCGCGATGAACGAGCTTTCGGCGTCCACATAGAACACCATCTTGCTGTACGGATAGTCGGGGAACTTGGCCTTGACCTCAAGCACGTACACGGGCCGCGGTTCCCACTTCGCCTTGAAATTCCAGTGCGGCGCGTTGTCGAAGTCGTAGACCTGCTTCACGGCCTCCTTGCCGTGAGGAACCTGCGAATTCATCGGCAGGAGCATGGTCTTCTTTTCCTTGAGGGTCCAATTCATCCACTCGGGGTAGCCGAGGTAGCCGCGCACGTCCTCGTAGAGCAGGTCGGTGTTGTTCCACGCGTCGCCGCGCGTACCGAACGCAAAACGCGTCGATTTGCGCTGCGCGGGGACGTAGATGTAGCCCTGCTGGTCCTGCGGCTCGATCATGCGCGTGTAGAGCGCCGAGAAGCCCTTCTTGTCGGGCGGCGAAAGGGCGGTCGTCAGTGAATAGTACTGAACGCCTTCCTTTTTCGACTCCTCGAACCCCGGGATCGGCGCGATGTCCGTGCGGTTCACGGCGCGGTTGATGTAGGTCCAGATCCAATCCTCGGTGCGCTCGACGCCGCCCTTGGCGCTGATCCAGTAGACCGCGAAGTAGTTCTCGGAATCGTCGCCGCCGTAAGCGTAGGTGTAGTTCCACGCGATTTCGAGCCCGTTCTTCGGCTGTGGGAACGGCAGGCCCGCCTGATACCCCTCGAGGCCAAGCTTACGGTACTGCGTGCCGGTGTCGACGATCTTCGCCGTACCGCGGTACTTGTTCGTCACGTCGATGTAGGTGTCCGCGGGGACGATGGGCTGGTAGTCCTTCGTGTAGATCTTGAATCCGTACTTGGTCATGAGAACCTGGACGCCATCCGGGATCCACGCCTTCCACTTGGCCAGATCACCCGACGTGATCGTCTGTCCCGCCGGTGGCGCGCCGCTCAGATCAGGGGCGAATCCCACCTCGCTGATCCAGTTTTCCCGCGTGAGCTTGCTCTGTCCGATCGCCGTCGCCGCGAGCACGATCGACAATGCGAATGCTGCCACCACGATCCAAGCGGTCCTCGATTTCATGACGTCCTCTCTTGCCCCGAGGGGGCCGCGGGTGTGCCTGCGGCAAGTGGAATCAGAACTGGTAGCGGATCTTTCCGTACACCTCGTCGCGGTCTCGGAAAAGACCGACGTCGTTGTACGGATCGTCGCCGAAGAGGTAGTTGTAGCCGGTCTCGAGACGCCAGTGGTTGCCCGGCGCGAACTTGAACGACGCGCTGACAAAACCGGAGCCCTTTTCGAACGCTTCTGAGTCGAACAGATCGTCCGAGCCCTCGATGACCTCTGCGTAACGCGGCACGTAGACCGCCGTGACGCCCGGCGTGAACAGGCCGTGCCAGTAGGTCGTGAATGCCGCAAAGACGAGCGTCGTCATCATCGGTGTCGGCACCGTCGTGTCATAGCCCGGCGCATAAACGATGTGCCACTTCTCGTTCACCTTCTCGCTGCCGTCCGCGAAAACCTCGCGGACGTACGGATCGCCAAGCTTGAACTCGCTGTCGTTGATGTCTTCGGGGTTGAAATAGAAACTCTGCATGACACGGAAGACCGTCACGGTCGACGACGTACGGTTCAGAAACCGCCACTGGTTCGCGCGGAAGAGTTCGAGCGCGTAGTCGAGTGAATGGCGCTCCTCGGAATGCAGTTCCGCGATCTGCTGAGAGTCGCCGGCGGCGACGTCGCGATCGAGCGCACGCCAGGTGCCGCCCCCCGCCATCACGCGGTTGTCGGGCGAATAGCCCGCCGAAAGCAGCGAGTTCACCGCGTAATTCACGCGCGGGGTCACCGCCGCTTCGAGCTTGAGCACCGCGCCGATCGGAGACTCGAATGCGTAGTCCAGTGAGAATCCGTAGGTGTCGATGCGCGGAATGCGCAGGAAGACCTTGGCCCGCGTGTACCCATCGGAGTCCGCGATCGGATTCTTGATGACGTGATCCGGAATCGGCGGCGAGAGCTGGTGGCCGTGATACGCAACCAGCGTGTAGGTCATCTTGCCGAGCACACCCTTCCACCGCGCGCCGAGTCGCATGTCGGACAGGTCGTTCTTGGGATACATGACGACCTTGTCCTCGATCTTGAGATCGGACACGTAGTCGTTCTTCGGAGCGAGCGGAAGTCCCCACGCGCCGACAAACGTGAGCGGTGTATTGATGGTGTCTTCGGGATCGTCGACGAGGGGGACGAAGACGCCCTCCAGCGAACCCGACAGCGCGGGCACGTCGACGAGCGCCTTCACCATGTAAAGCGGTTTGCGAATGTCCTCGAAGCTCTCGAACGGCGCGAGATGCCAGGACGAATCGACGGGGTTGATGACGTCCAGCAACCGAATGTTGCCCATGTCGCCCCAGCTCACCTGCTGTCGACCGATGCGGAAGTTCAGCCAGTCTGCGGCATCGAGGTCCAGGTAGATCTCGCGGAACTCGTTCTCGGTGTAGTAGCGCTCGCGAACCGTCTGCATCTTCTCGGCCTGAACGTCGACGTCGTCGTTGTACTTGGTGTCGGCGATCATGTCGGGAACCTGTGCGTATCGGTCTTCCTTGAGCGCGCCCGAACGAACCCCGCGGAACGCCGCGTAGAAGCGGATGTAGTCCGTGGGCTTATAGTCGGCTTCCAGCATCAGCGTGTGGCGAAGCATGGACGGCGCACCGGCCCGGTCGCCGTGCTCGATCGGAAAGCCTTGGGGATCTTTCTTGTTGTGGAATTTCGTGTCGGTGAAAAGACCGTACTGAGCCTGAAAATAGCCGCTGAGTTCGAACTTCGGCGCGTCATCGCCACCGCCGCCGCCACCCCAGTCGTCGCCCTCCTCGGCGCGCGCCTGGCCCGACAGGCAGATCAAGAGAATCGTCGCGGTCATGACGGCTGCGAACGCGTGACGCATACCCTCTCCTCCCAAGCGAACGGAAAAAATCAAATCGAGGAACGGAAATTCGCCGGTCGACCCGCGCGCCCACGTGTTCGCGGATCGTCGGGCGGCGGCCGAAGCCGCCGCCCGATTAGAACTTACAGGATCAGTTCGTGCAGAACGCCGCGTTCGGATCGGAGTCGTACACCACGGTCGTGATCGCCACGCAGTCGGCGCACAGATACGGGATCGTATCGGTGGCTTCCACGTCGTCGATATTGGCCGTGACCGTGTACGAACCCGGATCGGCGTTGACGCCGACGAAGAAGCTCATCTTGCCGCCGTCGCCGTCGAGCACGCCGTTGGTGCCCTTGCCGTTTTCGTCGCCGATGCCGTCGCCGTCGGTGTCGCGTTCATCGGTCGGGAGCACGCCGAGCACGCTCTCCTTGAAGTAGTGAACCTCGGAAACGCCCGGATCGAATGTCACTTCGGCGCAACCGACGGGATACTCCTCCGTGCCGTCAGACCAGTAGACGCCGCCGGAGGCGAAGCCCTTTGTGGGATCGGGGGTGATGCCGAGCAGGCCGGAAACGAGCGTCACGACGGTATTCGAAACCGCCAGGAACTCCTCGTTCGCGGTCCCTGTCTCGAAATGGAACTGATAGGTGTCCTTATAGCCGTTGTACGTGACTTTGATGGCCACGGCGCCCTTGGCGTCGTCGGGAATCCCAGTCAGGGTCACGAAACCGTTCTCATCCGCGGTCTCAATGATCGGCGGATCGAATGAGGAACCGTCCTCGTCGTTCACGGCTTCGACGGTCGCTTCCGGAAGCGGTGTGCCTTCCTTGAAGTCGGTCGCCGTTCCGCTGATCGAGCTGCCGTCCACCGTGTCGTCGTCGCCGGTGTCGTCGTCGGCGTCGTCATCGGCGTCGTCGTCCGTCGCGTCGTCGTCGGTGTCGTCGTCGGTGTCGTCATCGGTCGCGTCGTCGTCGCCGCTCGACGAATCGTCATCGTCGTCGTCGCCGCCGCACGCGGCCACGAACGCCAGCGAGCCCATGGTCAGCACCGCGACGAGCGCGACCAGCATGCGCCAGAAAGAATCCTTCGCTTTCATGTCGTGTTCCTCCAATAGAGTCTTCAGTCGTTACGAAACCCTTGGCAGGCGTCGCCACATGGCGGCGCCGTCAAACGCAAGTCCCGATCAAACCGTGTCTCGACCGGGCAAATCTCGCGGCCGGGATCCGACCGCGCCCCACACTATTGAGAGCACCAGGACGGAGTCGGGTCCTCCGTGAAATCGCCCTTGGAAAAATAGACGTTCTGAATTGTCGCCGTACCCGGATAGACGCGCGGCATGACGTTCGCCGAGCTCTGCGACGCATCCAGCGATCCGCTGCCTTCCGCCTCGAATGTACGTCCCATGATGAGCAGGGGATATGCGATCTCCTTGTTCAGCGACACGTAATAGCTGATCGCCTGGCCCTTGCCGTCGCGGCCCGGGTTCGTCCCCTGTCCATTGGCGGGGGTATCGCCGGTGATGTTCCTCGCCGCATTCGGCAGCGCGTCGTTCCCGAAGTAAAAAACGCCTTGGCCATCGTCGGGCTGGAACGAAATGACGCCGCATCCGATCGGATTTTCGTCGATCGGGTCGCCCCAGTACATGCCGCCCGCGGTCACGGCCTTCGTCAGGTCGAGGCACGGAGCGTCGTCGGTCACCTCGGCGCAATCCGGCTGCAAGCCGAGACCGAGCGCCACCAGGTCGCGCGTCGCGTTGCTGATGAGCAGGAATTCCTCGCCCTCGAGGCCTTCGAGAAAGTCGAATTGCACCGTGTCGGTTGCGCCCTCTTTTTTCACGAGAACGCCGACTTTCGTGATGCCCTCGGGAAGATCGAAGGAAACCTCGCCGTTCGCCGGCGACGTGGCCGTGACCGGCGGGTCGAACGGCTCGCCCGTGACATTGTTCACGAGTTCGACCAACGCGCCCTGGACTTCGGTCTTCGTCTGGAAATCGCGAACGAATCCGTTGAGCGTCCCCGCCTCACCGGTCGCGGATGCTCCGGACCCGCTCACCTCGACGATGTATTCCCCGCCTTCGCACGCCACGAACAGCGAAATCAGGCAGAGAACGCAGACGACACCCATGCCCACCGCAAAATGCAGCCGTTTCATTACTGGACTTCTCCTTCGAGCGCTCGAAGCGGCAAGATTCCGGCCCATGCATACAGTACGGTGAGTTTTTAGCAGAACTCCCCGTTTTGCGTCAAGCACAAAGCGGAAAGTCCGCGAAATTCCGGGGATTCCCAGCGGGTTTTCGAAGGGCGCGGAAACGCGACGGATTTAGTCTATATGGTTATCGAGATAATTTAAATATCGGTTCAGGCGGGAATGGCGTGAACGAATCTCTGGAAGATCCGTGTGTGTTCCTCGCTGGGTGCTTCGAGGTCGATCCCGAAATGCAGTGTCACGACGCCCGGATGGATGTGCCACGGCCAGACAGCCGCGTAAAGCCGTACTCCGCCGGAAAACTGCCGGATGTAGACCGTTTGCTCCAGATATGCGCCGCCGAGGCGACGTATGATCGGGTCTCCGGACAGCCGAGGAGCGAGGTGCCGACCCGGCGCTTTGGCCGGTGGACCGAAGAAATCGGCGAATTTGTCCAGATGTCGGTCTTCGAACCCGTTCAGGCATTCGATTTCGAGAGGGCTTCGTGTTCCGTTCATATTACGGACGATGGTCCCAGCGTGATCTGAAAAGTACTTGATGAGCCGGCAGAACTCGGGCAGCGTCTCCCGAGCGTCCGCGCTGAAGTCTTCCCAGAGCGCTCCGCCATCGTCGCTCAGGCCCGCGAGCCATTCCTTGCCCCGGCGAATCTCCTCGATGGGTACCACCGACATCGCCCCGCCTCCTTCGATTGCCGCACAATCGTCACAATGTCGAATTTCAAGGGACCACTTGGGTCCAATTCAAATGATCGGCGAAATTCGGCCCGAACTTGAGGAAATTCGCCTGAGATTTCCGGCCTCTTCATCGATCACGGCTTCCCGAAGACACAACCGGCTGTAGGGTCTCGCGCCTTGACAACCAGATGTGGTGGAGTTAGAAGCGAAGGCGTTCCCCGGAACCCGAAACCACGCGGAATGCCATGAATTTTCAGCAGGTCATTCTGAAGCTGCAAAACTACTGGGCTGAACGAGGCTGCCTCGTCATCCAGCCCTACGATCTGGAAGTCGGCGCCGGGACATTCAATCCGAGCACCTTCCTGCGCGCGCTGGGCCCCGAACCTTGGAACGCGGCCTATGTCGAGCCGTCCCGCCGGCCCACCGACGGGCGATACGGCGAAAATCCGAACCGGCTCCAGCACTATTATCAGTTTCAGGTCATCATGAAGCCCAGCCCCAAGAATATTCAGGAGCTGTACCTGGGCAGCCTCCGGGAATTGGGGATCGATCCCCTCGCCCACGACATCCGATTCGTCGAGGACGACTGGGAGAGCCCGACTCTGGGCGCGTGGGGCCTCGGTTGGGAGGTCTGGCTCGACGGCATGGAGATCACGCAATTCACCTATTTCCAGCAGTGCGGCGGCTTCGACCTCGATCCGATTTCGGTGGAAATCACGTACGGGCTCGAGCGCATCGCGATGTACCTGCAGGGCGTTGGCCGCGTGTACGACGTGGAGTGGGTCAACGGCGTGACCTACGGGCACGTCTATCACCGCAACGAGGTCGAGTTCTCAACCTACAACTTCGAACTCGCCGACACGGCCCGCATTTTCGGGTGGTTCAACGATTACGAGCGCGAGGCGCTGCGTGTTCTCGACGCGG
It encodes:
- the dinB gene encoding DNA polymerase IV is translated as MSKVIAHVDMDAFFAAIEQRDRSDLRGKPVVVGAQPGERGVVSTCSYEARKFGIHSAMPIARAVKLCPHAVFLRPDFSRYSEASKKLRAILQDFSPLVEMTSIDEAYLDLSGTQFLFGSPTQVAKRLKASIRETLDLTASVGIGPNRLIAKIASDFRKPDGLTVVSPEHVEEFLAPLDVGKIPGIGRRTVDRLSKMNIRFVRDLRKWNEDALTRRSGASMGAMLARKAAGRGSDVIGLREERKSVSKERTFQQDVTEPAELRRVLLRLSCDVGRTLRREGVAGRTVHLKIRLEDFETHTVSHTALSPVWDDQRLLHLAWDLYAGSAYFGRPVRLIGVGVSELGDRSGTQMNLLDAKAERRDEQVYDAIDRIRDKFGKNAIAPADVYRSGSKDSGSGKP
- a CDS encoding enoyl-CoA hydratase/isomerase family protein; amino-acid sequence: MTEYETLLMEQSGRVAVVRLHRPGAKNAMSVAMMRELIAVGERIGADLSIGAVVVTGSAEVFSGGVDLRDPELAAVFGLPLASKRRVLDAGPRLCRVWEELPQPTFAAVEGWCVGGGAALAMACDFRIVADGATIRIPEIERGMNFSWGSLPRIVSLVGPACAKKWVMFAESIDASEALRSGFAQWTCPRGEAERFAIDRARALCEMPLAAVMMTKQTVNAIGAAAKPVVHMDTDQFALTLGSEDFQEGVASFLEKRSPKFNQGLPEPESFDPDR
- a CDS encoding transglycosylase SLT domain-containing protein, with the translated sequence MFLVAACAGIGPDDDLGEHRDRQLDEYVRAIDDALADLDVDEADAAYDRARARLRFLKDIPYARKTVEVYHPRLMERAARVVDTKRQVRDMVRVVLYRGYDPETMGAPETVFRFGSLAERLQSAPPHRRAEVERMIAHFLDSGRDQYRIYLRRMAKYRNHVERVFGAYGVPQELLCVAMIESAGDPKRVSPAGAAGLWQFIPETARRYKLVVGRGVDQRFDPMLETYAAAAYFRDLLDMFGGEVEPALAGYNCGESFVANALASAGPGGFWSLQPHGRGDGRAMTIPKETYDYVARFFAVGIIYQNLERYGFDQPAADDDPFVMLEMVGSLDLDRLAADLNLDPEKLALMNSSFVDRRADADQRVLVRLPAAPVEQYVDILRGTRNYRVSYVYRHRVTNYETFRAVAEDYGVSPARIAVHNNLDSEDRLKPGIMLQIPTTMRNQRAAQASEQNIAWWRTYLERNAPKAP
- a CDS encoding MMPL family transporter, producing the protein MSSPTTQSGFGAFIIRHRWPVLAISVLVTLTFAYFMQYVTLKTPTIDLFPKSHPYVQTYAQYEDTFGGANVIVLTLEVKDGSIYNTQTLEKLQKVTKSLELLPAVNNYSVLSLSQRKIKITTVDEVQGFRSDPVMWPGVPQTQEELDALRTKIYASGRYHGNLVSSDDKSLMIVAGFFERGLQSAGDSLEEIVRRMAAAEGRDAEEAVATLKRVSETEIWKPNDTLFDAIDKLCRSVEDENHQMRMIGRPIMLGWINREFPSLVKIFFATVAAIIICLFLYFRAFVGVLIPTMTAVASAIWGLGFLGLLAFLQARGIDLFKLGDYHFNPLVIVVPFIISARALSHSVQLIERYMEELERTGHRQDAAVFTFHGLSKPGIVSIVTDAAGVFIVAITPIPLMQKLALTCGFWIMSIIVTDMILNPVLLTIIPPPKRKAVGEGKSLLNHVLTWMTHASTQRHQKTILVVTIVVFAIGLWFARGLKIGDVHPGTPMLWPDSQYNIDTAAIGERFGKTEILTIVVEGAERDQIKSPQILLTMEKFQRELEAMDEVSYTASIADLVPDIVRIMHGSHPKWGLIPENLFDSGFYLGMIFSGAEPGDLDRFIDRKMQNANISVYLSDHKGETLRAVIAQAKQFIAENPVENAQFRLAGNMGGLLAAVNESIVRSELKVTILAFAFVFLCCVIAYKSFWAGVYFLIPISISNYLTYALMGVLGIGLDVNSLPVVALGVGLGVDYGLYVVGRIEEAYARTGDIVESTAYAMMTAGRAVFFTATTMVLGIIFWAFSFLRFQAEMGTLLAFWMVISMLGGLILLPTLIVTFKPKFVTHRGPARS